The following nucleotide sequence is from Flavobacterium sp. N1736.
TGGCTTCAAAATAATTCATACTGTTTGTCATTTCGAGGAACGAGAATCACATCCAGAGAGCAACGTACTGTATGGTTACGTTATGTGATTTCTCCTTGCGTCGAAATGACAAATCTTACCAAAATTTAAAAGAAACTGGACTACTTTGAACATAAAAACCTCAATACCAAAAACTAAATCAAAAACATGGCATCATTCACAAGAATTAAAAAAATACTTATACCAATTCTGCTTGTGCTTTTTATTGCCGTACTATTTTTATTCTGGCCCATTAATACCAATGGAAAATTAATAGAACCGGACAAAAAATTAGTCGACGGAAAAGCAGCATTTCTGGCACAAAAAGACACCTCAAAATCTTCAGAAAAAAAACCTAATATCATCATTCTACTTGCTGATGATTTAGGTAAATACGATATTTCATTATACGGAGGAAAAGCAACGCCAACACCTCAAATTGATTCTTTGGCAGCTTCCGGCGTAACCTTTACAGATGGGTATGTTTCAGCTTCTATTTGTTCGCCATCTCGTGCCGGTTTGTTGACCGGGCGTTATCAGGAACGTTTTGGTCATGAATATCAACCCGGAGACCGATATCCGAAAAATAACTTAGAATATTATGCTTTCAAATATTTGATAAATACCAATAACTGGCGATTAAATCAAAAAATTGAATATCCAAATGATGCTTCGATTGCAACTCAGGGTTTACCGCAATCTGAAATTACTTTTGCAGATTTAGCAAAAAAACAAGGTTATGCAACAGCCATTATAGGAAAATGGCATTTGGGACACAACAAAGGATTTTTTCCGCTGGACAGAGGTTTCGATTACCACTACGGCTTTTATCAGGCATTTTCGCTTTATACGCCCGAAGATGATAATCCGGATATTATCAATCATCATCATAAAGATTTTACCGATAAAACAATTTGGGGGAACGGACGTGTTGGAATTGGACAAATTCGCCGCGATACAACGATTATAAAAAATAAAGCCTATTTAACTGAAACATTTGCTGATGAAGCTGAGGCTTTTATCGACAAAAATAAAACAAAACCATTTTTGCTTTATGTTCCGTTTAATGCACCACACACGCCTTTTCAGGTTCGTAAAAAATATTACGATCGTTTTCCGAATGTAAAAGACGAAAACAAACGCGTGTATTTTGCCATGATCAGCGCGCTTGATGACGCCGTTGGAAGAATTGTTGCCAAAGTAAAAAAAGAAGGTCTTGAAGAAAATACCTTAATCATTTTTGCCAGCGATAACGGCGGCGCAGATTATACTTTTGCCACAACAAATGCGCCATTAAAAGGCGGTAAATTTTCTCATTTTGAAGGCGGAATCAATGTTCCGTTTGCATTGTCATGGAAAGGAAAAATCAAACCGCATACCGTTTATAAAACTCCTGTAAGTTCATTGGATATTTTTAGTACAGTTGCAGCCGTTACACATTCCGGTTTACCAAAAGACAGGGTTTATGATGGTGTCGATTTGATCTCAACCGTAAACAATAATACAGAAGCGCATAAAAATTTATACTGGCGTTCCGGCGATGCAAAAGCAATTCGAAGCGGTGATTGGAAATTAATTATCAGCGGAAAAACACACGAAGAATGGCTTTATAATTTGGCAAACGACAAGTCTGAAACGACAGATCTTTCTCAAAAAAATCCGGCAAAAGTAAAAGAACTTCATGCGGCATTGCAAAACTGGGAAAAAGGTCTTGTAAAACCTTTATGGCCTAATTTAACTTATTACGAATTTGACTTTGGCAAACAAAAATACTTTGTCGATTTGTAATAGTGTAATAAAAAATTAAATCAAACCTCTTTTAATTGCCTCCAGCTTTAGCTGGAGGTTTAAAAATTTAAGCAAAATAAAAGGCTTTAGCCAAATAAATTTCGGCTAAAGCCAATTTCAATTATAATAAGTTATCTCCAGCTAAAGCTGGAGGCAATTCAAAGTAAATACATATACAATGTCAACCCAAACAAAACAATATAATGTTCACGAAGACTGGACGGTTGTAATTCTCGGATTTCTAATTATCGGGATTTCGCTATTTGTTTTTCTTCCAGAAGTTCCTGCTTTCAGCTGGTCAAATAGTACCGATTTAACAACGAAAGTCTTTGCTTTTGAAAACCTGCAAATCCTTTTAATTCAATTTTTATATTTGATTACGATTGGAACTTTAGGTGCTTTTTTAATTGGAAAATCTGTAAAATATTTTCTTTTTACTTTTCCCATAGTTTATTTCTTAACACTGATTGCACTTGTTCTGGCAGGAAATTCAGCTATAAAATCTATCAATTTAGAAGCCGTTATTTTCAGTTTAATAATTGGTTTGGTAATCGGTAATTTCTTCAAACTTCCTGAATGGTTTCGATCAGCGCTTTCTACAGAAGTTTTTGTCAAAATTGGATTGGTTTTATTGGGAACCAGCGTAATTTTTTCAGACATTTTAAAAGCGGGTTCATTAGGATTAATTCAGGCATTGGTTGTGGTTTTATCGGTTTGGTATTTTGCTTTTTGGCTTTGCCGAAAATTAAAAGTTGATGACGAATTAACGATGATGATTTCGAGTGCGGTTTCTATCTGCGGCGTTTCTGCTGCAATTGCAACTTCGGGCGCTATAAAAGGAGATTCAAAAAAACTGTCTTATGTAATTTCGATGGTTTTGGTAACCGCAATTCCCATGATGATTTTTATGCCCATAATTGCTAAACATTTCCATTTTCCCGAAGAAGTAACGGGCGCATGGCTTGGCGGAAGTATCGATACATCCGGCGCAGTTGTCGCCTCCGGAACTTTGGTTGGCGAAACGGCATTGAAAATTAGCACGATTGTAAAATTCTCTCAAAATGTTTTATTAGGAGTGGCCGCTTTTGCAATCTCTGTTTATTGGACATATACACATAATAAATCAGAAGAAGCTGTGGCATCAAAACCAACCCTGAGCGTTATTTGGGAACGTTTTCCGAAATTTGTTATTGGCTTTATTGTCGCTTCACTGGTATTTTCTTTTTTAATTACTCCGGAAGTTCGGGATGAAGTAAAAGACAGTTTAAAAAACCTGCAGGGCATTTGGTTTGCATTGGCTTTTACAAGCATTGGTTTAGAAACTAATTTTAAAGATTTACTCAGCAACAACAGCAAAAAACCTTTATATGCCTTTTTAATCGCGCAATTATTTAATGTGATTATTACGTTGATAATCGCTTTTTTACTGTTTGGCAAATAACCGCAATCATTGTCATTGCAAGGCACGAAGCAACCTCACTAACAATTAGACACAATGTTTGATTTACTAAAATATCAATTACAATGAAAAAAACAATTCTTACACTAAACCTTCTGTTATCAACAGTAGTTTTAGTTTCGGCACAAAACAAAACCACAACCGATACTTCAAAACCCAACATCGTTTTGATTATGGTAGACGATATGGGCTATTCTGATTTAGGAAATTACGGTTCAGAAATTAAAACGCCCAATTTAGATAAACTTGCCAGCGAAGGTTTACGCCTGCGCGAATTTTACAATAATTCGATTTGTGCGCCTACGAGAGCTTCTTTATTAACGGGACAATATCAGCATAAAGCAGGAGTTGGTTTTTTTGATGTCAATTTAGGATTGCCGGCTTATCAGGGCTATTTAAATAAAGAATCATTAACACTTGGCGAAGTTTTTCGTTCAGGCGGTTACAGTACGATTTTATCCGGAAAATGGCATGTTGGTTCAGAAGATCAGGCGCAATGGCCAAACCAAAGAGGTTTTGATAAATTCTACGGAATCTTAAAAGGCGCTTCGAATTATTTTGATACCAAACCTTTGCCTTTCGGAAAAAATCCATATCCGGTTTCTTTAATCAGAAACAATGAAATTTTACATCCAAAAGATGATTCGTATTATTTTACAGATGAAATTGGCAATAACGCGGTTACATTTTTAGATGAACAAAATAAAGAAAACAAACCGTTCTTTTTGTATCTGGCTTTTACGGCTCCGCATTGGCCGTTGCAGGCAAAACCTGTTGACATTGCAAAATACAGAGGCAAGTTTGATGAAGGCTGGGATGTTTTAAGAGAGAAAAGAATTGAGAAACTAAAAGCAAACGGCATTTTACCCGCAGATCAAACCATATCGCCAAGAGATCCTGATGTTCCGGAATGGGATAAATTAACCTACGACGAAAAACAATTCTGGAAAGCCAAAATGGAAGTTTACGCCGCAATGGTTGATAATATGGATCAGAATGTTGGGAAGGTTTTAGAGAAAATAAAAGCGCTGAAAAAAGATAAAAACACATTGATTATTTTCATTTCAGATAATGGTGCACAAGGCGGTTTCAATACGTATAATCCTTTAGGACGCGGACTTGTGAGAAACACGGGACCAGTTGGAACTTCGGGTTCTTTTGATTATCAGGAACAAAACTGGGCGTATTTATCGAATACGCCGCTTCAGCAATATAAAAATAATATGCACGAAGGCGGATTCAGTTCTCCGTTTATTGCGTGGTTTCCATCAAAAATAAAAGCCGGAAGAATCGATAAGGGAACGGGACATATTATTGACCTTGCTCCTACTTTTTATGAATTGGCGGGAATTGAATATCCCAAAGAATATAATGGTGTGACCACAAATCCTTTGGTTGGAAAGAGCTTATTGCCTGTTTTATTTAATAATGTTTCTCAGGTTGACAGAGGCGCACCATTATTTTGGGAAAGAGCCGGAAACAGAGCTGTTCGTGACGGTAAATGGAAATTAGTTTCGATTTATCCGTCTTATGAATGGGAACTTTATGATCTGGATACTGACAGAGGTGAAACCAAAAATGTAGCCAAACAAAATCTTGCGGTTGTGAATCAGTTATCAGCCAAATATTTTGACTGGGCAGATAAAACCGGAGTTGTAGAATATAGTAAATTCAGTTTAAAAGCTGAACAAATGCCTGGTGGTGCAGCGCTAAAAAAATAGAGAAAAATACAAGTATATTTTTTTAACATTTTAGAGTTAATTGTAAATAAATTGAACGTATAATATTTCGGGTGCATTTATTTTTAACATAAATTTACCTATGAACTAATAATAACCTTTAAAACCATTCAGCCATGGCAGAATCAAAACAACAACAGACTGCATTAGGCGATGTTGCAGCAAGACAGTTAGCAATCGCAACACGTACAGTTCCTCAAATAGGAACGACATCGCCACGTTGGTTAACGCATCTTTTACATTGGACTCCGGTCGAATCGGGTGTGTTTCGTTTGAATAAAGTAAAAGACGGAAGTCATATAGAAGTAGATTGTTCTGCAAGAGATGAAAGGGTTTTACCAAATACTTTTGTTGATTATATCGAGAATCCAAGAGAATATAATCTGGCAGCAGTTCAAACAATTGTCGATGTTCATACTCGTGTTTCTGACTTATACAGCAAACCATACAATCAAATTTCTGAGCAGCTTCGTCTGGC
It contains:
- a CDS encoding arylsulfatase codes for the protein MKKTILTLNLLLSTVVLVSAQNKTTTDTSKPNIVLIMVDDMGYSDLGNYGSEIKTPNLDKLASEGLRLREFYNNSICAPTRASLLTGQYQHKAGVGFFDVNLGLPAYQGYLNKESLTLGEVFRSGGYSTILSGKWHVGSEDQAQWPNQRGFDKFYGILKGASNYFDTKPLPFGKNPYPVSLIRNNEILHPKDDSYYFTDEIGNNAVTFLDEQNKENKPFFLYLAFTAPHWPLQAKPVDIAKYRGKFDEGWDVLREKRIEKLKANGILPADQTISPRDPDVPEWDKLTYDEKQFWKAKMEVYAAMVDNMDQNVGKVLEKIKALKKDKNTLIIFISDNGAQGGFNTYNPLGRGLVRNTGPVGTSGSFDYQEQNWAYLSNTPLQQYKNNMHEGGFSSPFIAWFPSKIKAGRIDKGTGHIIDLAPTFYELAGIEYPKEYNGVTTNPLVGKSLLPVLFNNVSQVDRGAPLFWERAGNRAVRDGKWKLVSIYPSYEWELYDLDTDRGETKNVAKQNLAVVNQLSAKYFDWADKTGVVEYSKFSLKAEQMPGGAALKK
- a CDS encoding sulfatase-like hydrolase/transferase, producing the protein MASFTRIKKILIPILLVLFIAVLFLFWPINTNGKLIEPDKKLVDGKAAFLAQKDTSKSSEKKPNIIILLADDLGKYDISLYGGKATPTPQIDSLAASGVTFTDGYVSASICSPSRAGLLTGRYQERFGHEYQPGDRYPKNNLEYYAFKYLINTNNWRLNQKIEYPNDASIATQGLPQSEITFADLAKKQGYATAIIGKWHLGHNKGFFPLDRGFDYHYGFYQAFSLYTPEDDNPDIINHHHKDFTDKTIWGNGRVGIGQIRRDTTIIKNKAYLTETFADEAEAFIDKNKTKPFLLYVPFNAPHTPFQVRKKYYDRFPNVKDENKRVYFAMISALDDAVGRIVAKVKKEGLEENTLIIFASDNGGADYTFATTNAPLKGGKFSHFEGGINVPFALSWKGKIKPHTVYKTPVSSLDIFSTVAAVTHSGLPKDRVYDGVDLISTVNNNTEAHKNLYWRSGDAKAIRSGDWKLIISGKTHEEWLYNLANDKSETTDLSQKNPAKVKELHAALQNWEKGLVKPLWPNLTYYEFDFGKQKYFVDL
- a CDS encoding YeiH family protein; this encodes MSTQTKQYNVHEDWTVVILGFLIIGISLFVFLPEVPAFSWSNSTDLTTKVFAFENLQILLIQFLYLITIGTLGAFLIGKSVKYFLFTFPIVYFLTLIALVLAGNSAIKSINLEAVIFSLIIGLVIGNFFKLPEWFRSALSTEVFVKIGLVLLGTSVIFSDILKAGSLGLIQALVVVLSVWYFAFWLCRKLKVDDELTMMISSAVSICGVSAAIATSGAIKGDSKKLSYVISMVLVTAIPMMIFMPIIAKHFHFPEEVTGAWLGGSIDTSGAVVASGTLVGETALKISTIVKFSQNVLLGVAAFAISVYWTYTHNKSEEAVASKPTLSVIWERFPKFVIGFIVASLVFSFLITPEVRDEVKDSLKNLQGIWFALAFTSIGLETNFKDLLSNNSKKPLYAFLIAQLFNVIITLIIAFLLFGK